One Archangium lipolyticum DNA segment encodes these proteins:
- a CDS encoding carboxypeptidase-like regulatory domain-containing protein: MLLPLAATLLALASAAAPWPYGDSAKVPEHTLRVRVLVGDKPAPLETEVRLYAPSMLCGTSQRSSAPLRHPDAEGWVTFEKVGEVRDVQAEHPALGSASVWPESTDETATIVFPTGLSISGKVVDEKGRGVAEARVYAVPKVEVEGGYRALVETRSGHTAYAERSRLSQPDGTFEFWGLREGAWAIVADGFDGVPSPAVEVQAGAREVSVPLFTRFRFGGRVVDADGRPVPKARIVVALSPRVKVSPRPEGGWERSKEAYARLFEPIPDGFNLEGYGKGFDADAQGAFDGFVPVAGPIVVEALAQCMASQKAEVSAGGPAIELRLPPTARLTGRALGPDGKPVTKLELRFEARRNAKIHCPEKSNLELTTVDGRFSVDGLPGFDTMIAQVPGLPSVRRKIALKPGRELDLGELRFTSVEPRVRPRKKEAP; the protein is encoded by the coding sequence ATGCTCCTGCCCCTGGCGGCCACCCTCCTCGCGCTCGCATCCGCTGCGGCGCCCTGGCCTTACGGCGACTCGGCGAAGGTCCCCGAGCACACGCTGAGGGTCCGCGTCCTCGTTGGGGACAAGCCGGCGCCGCTCGAGACCGAGGTGCGCTTGTACGCACCCAGCATGCTCTGTGGTACCAGCCAGCGCAGCTCGGCGCCGCTGCGCCACCCCGACGCCGAGGGCTGGGTCACCTTCGAGAAGGTCGGCGAGGTGAGGGACGTCCAGGCCGAGCACCCGGCGCTCGGCTCCGCCTCCGTCTGGCCGGAGTCCACCGACGAGACCGCGACCATTGTCTTTCCCACCGGCCTGTCGATCAGCGGAAAGGTCGTCGACGAGAAGGGGAGGGGAGTCGCCGAGGCCCGGGTGTACGCGGTTCCCAAGGTCGAGGTCGAGGGGGGCTACCGGGCCCTGGTGGAGACGAGGTCCGGGCACACCGCCTACGCCGAGCGCTCCCGGCTGTCACAGCCCGACGGCACCTTCGAGTTCTGGGGCCTGCGCGAGGGGGCCTGGGCCATTGTCGCGGACGGCTTCGATGGCGTTCCCTCGCCGGCGGTCGAGGTCCAGGCCGGTGCGCGGGAAGTGAGTGTTCCCCTCTTCACCCGGTTCCGCTTCGGCGGACGGGTGGTGGACGCGGACGGGCGGCCGGTTCCCAAGGCCCGGATCGTCGTGGCGTTGTCTCCCCGCGTGAAGGTGTCGCCTCGTCCGGAGGGCGGTTGGGAAAGGTCGAAGGAGGCCTACGCCCGGCTCTTCGAGCCCATCCCCGACGGTTTCAACCTCGAGGGCTACGGGAAGGGCTTCGACGCCGACGCGCAGGGTGCCTTCGATGGCTTCGTCCCAGTCGCCGGCCCGATCGTCGTGGAGGCGCTCGCGCAGTGCATGGCCAGCCAGAAGGCCGAGGTCTCGGCGGGCGGCCCCGCCATTGAGCTGCGCCTCCCGCCCACCGCGCGGTTGACGGGCCGCGCGCTCGGTCCCGACGGAAAGCCCGTCACGAAGCTCGAGCTCAGGTTCGAGGCGCGGCGGAACGCGAAGATCCATTGCCCCGAGAAGTCCAACCTCGAGCTGACCACTGTCGACGGCCGGTTTTCGGTCGACGGGTTGCCGGGGTTCGACACGATGATCGCCCAGGTGCCCGGCTTGCCCTCCGTGCGCAGGAAGATCGCGCTCAAGCCGGGCCGCGAGCTGGATCTCGGTGAGCTGCGGTTCACCTCGGTGGAGCCGCGTGTGCGCCCGCGCAAGAAAGAGGCCCCCTGA
- the fadI gene encoding acetyl-CoA C-acyltransferase FadI, translating into MAREKQRNGHRRVAIVRGLRTPFVKAGTDFAKLTALDLGRMVVQELVQRADIDPQEIDQLVFGQVIPTLTAPSIAREVVLAAGLPRKIEAFTVARACATSIQAMTTAANAIAVGEADVVVAGGTESMSDAPIFTSRPLAQALVAASRARSLTEKLRAFQALKPRDLVPVPPAIAEYSTGLTMGESAEKMAKENGISREEQDRIAYASHQNAARAWKDGFFDPQVMHVVVPPKYEKVAQKDNIVREDTSLEALAQLKPAFDRKYGSITAGNASPLTDGAAALLLMSEEKAKALGLEPLGYLRAHAYAATDPGGQLLQGPAYAAPIALQRAGMKLSDIDIVEMHEAFAAQVASNIQALASKEFAQKAGWSAPVGEVDRTRLNLAGGSISIGHPFGATGARIVTQALHELKRQNKNTVLCTVCAAGGLGAAVVLERA; encoded by the coding sequence ATGGCACGCGAGAAGCAGCGCAACGGTCACCGCAGGGTGGCCATCGTCCGCGGTTTGCGGACGCCCTTCGTGAAGGCGGGAACCGACTTCGCGAAGCTCACCGCGCTGGACCTGGGCCGCATGGTGGTCCAGGAGCTGGTGCAGCGCGCGGACATCGATCCCCAGGAGATCGACCAGCTGGTGTTCGGCCAGGTCATCCCCACGCTCACCGCGCCGTCCATCGCGCGCGAGGTGGTGCTCGCCGCGGGGCTGCCGCGGAAGATCGAGGCCTTCACCGTGGCGCGTGCCTGCGCCACCTCCATCCAGGCCATGACGACGGCGGCCAACGCCATCGCGGTGGGCGAGGCGGACGTGGTCGTCGCCGGTGGCACCGAGTCCATGTCGGACGCGCCCATCTTCACCAGCCGCCCGCTGGCCCAGGCGCTGGTGGCCGCCTCCAGGGCCCGCAGCCTCACGGAGAAGCTCAGGGCCTTCCAGGCGCTCAAGCCGCGCGACCTGGTCCCCGTACCTCCGGCCATCGCCGAGTACTCCACCGGCCTCACCATGGGCGAGAGCGCGGAGAAGATGGCCAAGGAGAACGGCATCTCCCGCGAGGAGCAGGACCGCATCGCGTACGCCTCGCACCAGAACGCCGCGCGCGCCTGGAAGGACGGCTTCTTCGACCCCCAGGTGATGCACGTCGTGGTGCCGCCCAAGTACGAGAAGGTGGCGCAGAAGGACAACATCGTCCGCGAGGACACGAGCCTGGAGGCGCTCGCCCAGCTCAAGCCCGCGTTCGACCGCAAGTACGGCTCCATCACCGCCGGCAACGCCTCGCCGCTCACCGACGGCGCCGCCGCGCTGCTGCTGATGAGCGAGGAGAAGGCCAAGGCGCTCGGTCTGGAGCCGCTCGGCTACCTGCGCGCCCATGCCTATGCCGCCACCGACCCGGGTGGCCAGCTCCTCCAGGGCCCGGCCTACGCGGCTCCCATCGCGCTGCAGCGTGCGGGGATGAAGCTCTCGGACATCGACATCGTGGAGATGCACGAGGCGTTCGCCGCCCAGGTGGCCAGCAACATCCAGGCGCTGGCCTCCAAGGAGTTCGCCCAGAAGGCCGGCTGGAGCGCGCCCGTGGGGGAGGTGGACCGCACGCGCCTCAACCTGGCCGGTGGCTCCATCTCCATCGGTCACCCCTTCGGGGCCACGGGGGCACGCATCGTCACCCAGGCCCTGCATGAGCTGAAGCGTCAGAACAAGAACACGGTGCTGTGCACCGTCTGCGCCGCCGGTGGCCTGGGTGCCGCGGTGGTCCTGGAGCGTGCGTGA
- the hemE gene encoding uroporphyrinogen decarboxylase: protein MNDRLLRAARRQPTDTTPVWLMRQAGRYLPEYRAIRGNIGFLELCKNPDLAAEVTVQPITRLGVDAAIIFSDILIPVEAMGIELELGDKGPHFPNPVRTAADIERLAVPDPVQGTGFVAEAIRRTRRALNDSVPVIGFSGAPFTLAAYMVEGGGSKSYILIKRLLFEQPRLAHTLFEKLTNTLIPYLLMQVEAGASIVQIFDSWGGELSPWDYERFCLPYLTRMVKEVQAKGVPVIVFGTGMSNHLPLLKRTGADVIGQDWRTPIDEARRVLGPDVAVQGNLDPLHLFLPREELEQRVVDILRRAGPVGHICNLGHGILPPTDPEAAKFFVDAVHKHGVALRQGT, encoded by the coding sequence TTGAACGATCGCCTCCTCCGAGCCGCTCGCCGCCAGCCCACCGACACCACCCCGGTGTGGCTCATGCGCCAGGCCGGCCGCTACCTGCCCGAGTACCGCGCCATCCGCGGCAACATCGGCTTCCTCGAGCTGTGCAAGAACCCGGACCTCGCCGCCGAGGTGACCGTGCAGCCCATCACCCGCCTGGGCGTGGATGCCGCCATCATCTTCTCGGACATCCTCATCCCCGTGGAGGCCATGGGCATCGAACTGGAGCTCGGGGACAAGGGGCCTCACTTCCCCAACCCCGTGCGCACCGCCGCGGATATCGAGCGCCTCGCCGTGCCCGACCCCGTCCAGGGCACCGGCTTCGTCGCCGAGGCCATCCGCCGCACCCGGCGCGCCCTCAATGACTCGGTGCCCGTCATCGGCTTCTCCGGCGCTCCCTTCACCCTCGCCGCGTACATGGTCGAGGGCGGTGGCTCCAAGAGCTACATCCTCATCAAGCGGCTCCTCTTCGAGCAGCCCAGGCTGGCCCACACCCTCTTCGAGAAGCTGACGAATACGCTCATCCCCTATCTGCTGATGCAGGTGGAGGCGGGCGCGAGCATCGTGCAGATCTTCGACTCGTGGGGCGGCGAGCTGTCGCCCTGGGACTACGAGCGCTTCTGTCTGCCGTACCTCACGCGCATGGTGAAGGAGGTGCAGGCCAAGGGCGTGCCCGTCATCGTCTTCGGCACCGGCATGTCCAACCACCTGCCGCTGCTCAAGCGCACCGGCGCGGACGTCATCGGGCAGGACTGGCGCACGCCCATCGACGAGGCCCGCCGCGTCCTCGGCCCCGATGTGGCCGTGCAGGGCAACCTGGATCCGCTCCACCTGTTCCTGCCTCGCGAGGAGCTGGAGCAGCGCGTGGTGGACATCCTCCGCCGTGCTGGCCCCGTGGGGCACATCTGCAACCTCGGCCACGGCATCCTCCCGCCCACGGATCCGGAGGCCGCGAAGTTCTTCGTGGACGCCGTCCACAAGCACGGCGTCGCGCTCCGCCAGGGCACCTGA
- a CDS encoding N-terminal phage integrase SAM-like domain-containing protein, whose product MSVKVREYKKRGKSGWEVDITFKWPDGEPYLERVKAPVGSWSGAKAWGEQRQAELLARGRRVVDVEKKREVPTLKEFAPRLIDGDSRANRQKPSSTITSKESSLRLYLLPRFGERRLDEVTNEDLQHLKAELRDLSTKTVNNVLTVFKRLLKWAAQRGDHRAGVAGHRLPPGPAPQGG is encoded by the coding sequence ATGAGCGTGAAGGTCAGGGAGTACAAGAAGCGCGGCAAGAGCGGATGGGAGGTGGACATCACGTTCAAGTGGCCCGATGGCGAGCCGTACCTCGAGCGCGTGAAGGCGCCGGTGGGCTCCTGGTCGGGCGCGAAGGCGTGGGGTGAGCAGCGGCAGGCCGAGCTGCTCGCGCGGGGCCGCAGGGTCGTGGACGTGGAGAAGAAAAGGGAGGTGCCGACGTTGAAGGAGTTCGCCCCCAGGCTCATCGACGGGGACTCCAGGGCCAATCGGCAGAAGCCCAGCAGCACCATCACCAGCAAGGAGTCCTCGTTGCGGCTCTACCTGCTGCCGCGCTTCGGCGAGCGGCGGCTCGACGAGGTGACGAACGAGGACCTCCAGCACCTCAAGGCGGAGCTACGCGACCTGTCCACCAAGACGGTGAACAACGTCCTCACGGTGTTCAAGCGGCTGTTGAAGTGGGCTGCTCAGCGGGGAGATCATCGCGCTGGAGTGGCCGGACATCGACTTCCGCCGGGGCCAGCTCCACAAGGTGGGTGA
- a CDS encoding ELWxxDGT repeat protein, whose amino-acid sequence MRPPFIYRAGVLGLFLSLSVGWVAPSPSNDTTRALGESSRFGPPLKLDPGEPRSNPRELTAVGGKLFFAATTEGQRELWTTDGTPAGTRRVRDVFPGPESSNPQHLAALDGVLLFNARTLGRASDGNIHVLGQELWRSDGSPEGTCLVKDINPGRPPSSESPHGYEYSDSSPTGLKNVGDVVYFRAKGGDSSSTNLEGLWRSDGTPEGTSFIRDLYIRVANQASSTFVAMDGVIYFAANGNFGQSELWRSDGTPEGTWRIAGPPLWRDVSQLKVVDGVLYFMAYQESTGTELWRSDGSLEGTRRVTDINPGPGHSVISCVTSMGGALYFSAYQEGTGSELWRSDGTPEGTWLVKDINPGPEDSGMNCPIVLDGALYFTALEKSTGMELWRSEGTAETTRLFKELVPGTGWGVPWQRLHPLESGGFLFSATAPDTGTELWMSDGTVEGTALVADVFPGAESSNPGDFVRAGNTLYFTAGDSVSRELWALPLPGATPPDEPDTSRSAGPNPCPQEPDAGGAPDGGSAPDAGDLGPGGDEQPPEVHLHPNEVGCGALPSDALPLAGLLVMAVLAKRRGHRPRPKEGTY is encoded by the coding sequence ATGCGTCCTCCCTTTATCTACCGAGCAGGCGTGCTCGGGCTGTTCCTCTCGCTGTCCGTTGGCTGGGTCGCGCCGTCTCCCTCGAACGATACGACCCGGGCGCTCGGCGAGAGTTCTCGGTTTGGCCCCCCTCTCAAGTTGGACCCCGGTGAGCCGCGCTCCAATCCCCGCGAGCTCACCGCCGTGGGGGGAAAGCTGTTCTTCGCCGCCACGACAGAGGGGCAACGAGAGCTGTGGACGACGGACGGCACTCCCGCGGGGACGCGGCGCGTGCGCGACGTCTTTCCGGGCCCGGAGTCCTCCAATCCTCAACACCTGGCCGCGCTGGATGGGGTGCTCCTCTTCAACGCCCGGACCCTGGGCCGGGCGTCCGATGGAAACATCCACGTCCTCGGCCAGGAACTGTGGCGCTCGGATGGCTCCCCCGAGGGCACCTGTCTCGTCAAGGACATCAACCCCGGCCGGCCCCCCTCTTCAGAAAGCCCCCATGGCTACGAATACTCGGACTCGTCTCCCACCGGCCTGAAGAACGTTGGGGACGTCGTCTACTTCAGAGCGAAGGGCGGCGATTCCTCCTCGACCAACCTGGAGGGGCTGTGGCGCTCGGACGGCACCCCCGAGGGCACCTCGTTCATCCGCGACCTCTACATCCGCGTCGCCAACCAGGCCTCCTCCACGTTTGTTGCCATGGACGGGGTCATCTACTTCGCCGCGAATGGCAACTTCGGGCAGAGTGAGCTGTGGCGCTCGGATGGCACTCCCGAGGGCACCTGGCGCATCGCGGGCCCTCCCTTGTGGCGGGACGTCTCCCAACTCAAGGTGGTGGACGGGGTGCTCTATTTCATGGCCTACCAGGAGAGCACGGGCACCGAGCTGTGGCGCTCGGACGGCAGCCTCGAGGGCACCCGGCGGGTGACGGACATCAACCCCGGCCCCGGGCACTCGGTCATCTCGTGTGTCACGTCCATGGGCGGGGCGCTCTATTTCTCCGCCTACCAGGAGGGCACGGGCAGCGAGCTGTGGCGCTCGGACGGCACGCCCGAGGGCACCTGGCTCGTCAAGGACATCAACCCGGGCCCGGAGGACTCGGGCATGAACTGCCCGATCGTCCTCGATGGCGCGCTGTATTTCACCGCCCTCGAGAAGAGCACCGGCATGGAGCTGTGGCGGAGCGAGGGCACCGCGGAGACCACCCGGCTCTTCAAGGAGCTGGTGCCGGGGACGGGCTGGGGCGTGCCCTGGCAGCGTCTCCATCCCTTGGAGTCGGGAGGATTCCTGTTCAGCGCCACGGCCCCCGATACGGGCACCGAGCTGTGGATGTCCGACGGGACCGTCGAGGGCACCGCGCTGGTGGCCGATGTCTTCCCGGGTGCCGAGTCCTCCAATCCCGGTGACTTCGTGCGCGCCGGCAACACCCTCTACTTCACCGCGGGTGATTCGGTGAGCCGCGAGCTCTGGGCGCTCCCCCTGCCTGGCGCGACCCCTCCGGACGAACCCGACACCTCGCGTTCCGCGGGGCCGAACCCATGTCCACAGGAGCCGGACGCGGGCGGCGCACCGGATGGGGGCAGTGCACCGGACGCGGGTGACCTGGGGCCCGGCGGCGACGAGCAGCCTCCGGAAGTCCACCTCCATCCCAACGAGGTTGGCTGCGGGGCGCTGCCGTCGGACGCGCTCCCCCTGGCGGGACTGCTGGTGATGGCGGTGCTCGCGAAGCGCCGTGGCCATCGCCCTCGCCCGAAGGAAGGTACCTATTAG
- a CDS encoding response regulator transcription factor codes for MRVLIVEDNRDLQANIARFLEPDFLLDFAATGPQGLALALANAYDVIVLDLMLPGMSGIEVCERYRQLAPRLVPILMLTARDTLEDKQEGFQAGADDYLVKPFSLRELRWRLDALARRPIPPSGRRLTLGGLALEPESGQLRWGERTVRLHRTEALILRLLMEAAPAAVSTETLAERLWGEDVPDSSALRTHVYALRKALAGLGIDHAITTRRNEGYSLDARRCQTGP; via the coding sequence ATGCGCGTGCTCATCGTCGAGGACAATCGTGACCTCCAGGCCAACATCGCCCGGTTCCTGGAGCCGGACTTCCTCCTGGACTTCGCGGCCACCGGCCCCCAGGGGCTCGCGCTCGCACTGGCCAACGCCTACGACGTCATCGTGCTCGACCTGATGCTGCCCGGCATGAGCGGCATCGAGGTGTGCGAGCGTTACCGGCAGCTCGCACCACGGCTCGTTCCCATCCTCATGCTGACGGCCCGGGACACGCTCGAGGACAAGCAAGAGGGCTTCCAGGCGGGCGCGGATGACTACCTCGTCAAGCCGTTCTCGCTCCGGGAGCTGCGCTGGCGCCTGGACGCGCTGGCACGCCGGCCCATTCCCCCGAGCGGGCGGCGACTGACCTTGGGAGGACTCGCACTGGAGCCCGAGAGCGGACAGCTGCGCTGGGGCGAGCGCACCGTCCGGCTCCATCGCACCGAGGCCCTCATCCTGCGGCTCCTGATGGAGGCCGCGCCCGCCGCCGTCTCCACGGAGACGCTGGCGGAGCGGCTCTGGGGTGAGGACGTGCCGGACTCGAGCGCGCTACGCACCCACGTCTACGCCCTGCGGAAGGCGCTCGCCGGGCTGGGAATCGACCATGCCATCACCACGCGGCGAAACGAGGGGTACAGCCTGGATGCGCGCAGGTGCCAGACCGGTCCGTGA
- a CDS encoding peptidoglycan-binding domain-containing protein, giving the protein MDIHFQNRTVLNVTVWRGFDLWKFKEQGWAHRPSLCVGMQNPWVGEAQRLLKDKGLDVSVDNDWRTQTDKAVRQFQTSRQLTVDGWIGPETWKALLS; this is encoded by the coding sequence GTGGACATCCACTTCCAGAACAGGACGGTCCTCAACGTCACCGTCTGGCGCGGCTTCGATTTGTGGAAGTTCAAGGAGCAGGGCTGGGCGCACCGACCCTCGCTGTGTGTAGGCATGCAGAACCCCTGGGTCGGCGAGGCCCAGCGCCTGCTCAAGGACAAGGGTCTTGATGTTTCAGTCGACAACGACTGGAGGACCCAGACGGACAAGGCGGTACGTCAGTTTCAGACCTCCCGCCAACTCACGGTGGACGGGTGGATCGGCCCGGAGACCTGGAAGGCCCTGCTGAGCTGA
- a CDS encoding sensor histidine kinase: MRAGARPVRELLLRSMWLSAAFALLLMGAFFTLFSYDLEDVIFNRLVAAEADRPEPGPMPGITTYSGHASLPPWLRERLAEDASQGEYEVPTKGHGHFHVAVRPGEANGNPRYVAFDVSALTSTTSQLRRTAGLLLTSALLALLAAALLGHVVARRLGRPLEQLVERLREEDGALPEDDGGVAEVRALLDALRTRDERIQELLERERRFNRDASHELRTPLAVAQGAVEILELDPPRDAETFRRLRQAVNQMGLLTEGILWLARERRSEERCELLRVSRELVALYEHLRQSDGVELSIESEGEVLAPLPAPVARVMLGNLLKNALAYTSEGRIVIGIEPTAWTLSDTGVGFGSVEPGQEGFGIGLSLVERLARRFSWGIAIDTLEPHGTRVRLTWER; encoded by the coding sequence ATGCGCGCAGGTGCCAGACCGGTCCGTGAGCTCCTGCTCCGCTCCATGTGGCTCTCCGCGGCGTTCGCGCTGCTGCTCATGGGCGCGTTCTTCACGCTCTTCAGCTATGACCTCGAGGACGTCATCTTCAACCGGCTCGTCGCCGCCGAGGCGGACCGGCCCGAGCCGGGGCCTATGCCGGGAATCACCACGTATTCCGGCCATGCCTCGCTGCCTCCCTGGCTGAGAGAGCGGCTGGCGGAGGATGCGTCCCAGGGCGAATACGAGGTTCCCACCAAGGGCCACGGACACTTCCACGTCGCGGTGCGCCCTGGCGAGGCGAACGGGAACCCCCGGTATGTCGCGTTCGACGTGTCCGCACTGACGAGCACTACGTCCCAGCTCCGGCGGACGGCCGGCCTGCTCCTCACCAGCGCGCTGCTGGCGCTGCTGGCCGCCGCGCTGCTCGGCCACGTCGTGGCCCGCCGCCTCGGTCGGCCGCTGGAGCAACTCGTGGAACGGCTGCGGGAAGAGGACGGAGCGCTCCCCGAGGACGATGGCGGAGTGGCCGAGGTGCGCGCGCTGCTCGACGCGCTGCGAACGCGGGACGAGCGTATCCAGGAGTTGCTGGAGCGCGAGCGGCGGTTCAACCGCGACGCGAGCCACGAGCTGCGCACGCCCCTGGCCGTGGCCCAGGGGGCGGTGGAGATTCTGGAGCTCGACCCACCACGAGACGCGGAGACGTTCCGCCGCCTTCGCCAGGCCGTGAACCAGATGGGCCTGCTGACGGAGGGCATCCTCTGGTTGGCGCGGGAGCGCCGCTCCGAGGAGCGCTGCGAGCTGCTCCGAGTCTCACGTGAGCTGGTCGCGCTGTACGAGCACCTGCGCCAGAGCGACGGCGTCGAGCTCTCCATCGAGTCCGAGGGGGAAGTCCTGGCCCCCCTCCCAGCGCCCGTGGCCCGGGTGATGCTGGGAAACCTCCTCAAGAACGCCCTCGCCTACACGAGCGAGGGGCGCATCGTCATCGGCATCGAGCCCACGGCGTGGACCCTCTCCGACACCGGCGTCGGCTTCGGCTCGGTCGAGCCGGGGCAGGAGGGCTTTGGCATTGGACTCTCCCTGGTGGAGCGGCTCGCCCGACGGTTCTCGTGGGGAATCGCCATCGACACATTGGAGCCCCATGGCACGCGGGTGCGGCTGACCTGGGAACGGTAG
- a CDS encoding alpha/beta hydrolase, with product MTRFLLLGLWLLSTSVAHAARPPVPMEVQAEDGERIPVLVLEPEGDAANPPVAVLLHGLTRNKEDWLSDTAPTYGGALTEHLLRSGYRVYLMDARRHGARATPDARPGNLAKRAHSGDTAPYQAMIVDTVRDARALLARVLAKGRPPRVLVAGYSMGAQVGLLLASREPRVTHLVTMVPPHVDPVLGDAAPVNRMGGIHQSWLLLTATRDPFSTAENSQALFEAAPSKHKARKAFDSGHALPREYLDEVRRWLSETR from the coding sequence ATGACGCGCTTCCTGTTGCTGGGTCTCTGGCTCCTGTCCACTTCCGTGGCCCATGCCGCCCGCCCCCCCGTGCCGATGGAGGTCCAGGCAGAGGATGGGGAACGAATTCCCGTCCTGGTGCTGGAACCGGAAGGGGACGCCGCGAATCCGCCCGTGGCCGTCCTCCTGCACGGCCTCACCCGAAACAAGGAGGACTGGCTGTCCGATACCGCTCCCACGTATGGCGGGGCGCTGACGGAGCACCTGTTGCGCTCCGGCTACCGGGTCTACCTCATGGACGCGAGGCGGCACGGGGCACGGGCGACTCCCGACGCGCGGCCCGGCAACCTCGCGAAGCGGGCGCACAGCGGGGACACCGCGCCCTATCAGGCGATGATCGTGGACACCGTGCGCGATGCGCGGGCGCTCCTCGCGCGGGTGCTGGCCAAGGGCAGGCCACCGCGGGTGCTCGTCGCGGGTTACAGCATGGGCGCCCAGGTGGGGCTCCTGCTGGCCTCACGCGAGCCACGAGTCACGCATCTGGTGACGATGGTGCCACCGCACGTCGACCCCGTGCTGGGCGACGCCGCGCCAGTGAACCGGATGGGCGGGATTCATCAGTCCTGGCTGCTGCTGACCGCGACGCGCGACCCGTTCTCCACGGCGGAGAACAGCCAGGCGCTGTTCGAGGCCGCGCCTTCCAAGCACAAGGCGCGCAAGGCCTTCGACAGTGGGCACGCCTTGCCGCGCGAGTACCTCGACGAGGTGCGCCGCTGGTTGAGCGAGACGCGATAG
- a CDS encoding endonuclease/exonuclease/phosphatase family protein, producing MRAPSSGWVAGRAGSATADNSQPLSPPILPPMTVDLRIASYNILADAYVKPEWFPHTPADLLRPRRRQEALAGRIVGLDADIVCLQEVEPASFAALKRALEPRGYAGVLALKQQGRPDGCAVFHRLGHCLGHRAHYFKDRLEDGRISGHLALVVDFDVGGDRLRMACTHLRWDRPDRPVEQHQGMQEAAELLEELVRREPEALWVVCGDFNAQPGEPLVRAFAEAGLLDAYEGRHQPTCNANGRPKAIDFLFHSRALRAQPVRLPELDDRTPMPSETEPSDHLPIAARLLRA from the coding sequence ATGCGCGCGCCCAGCTCGGGCTGGGTGGCGGGCCGCGCTGGCTCAGCCACCGCTGACAACTCCCAGCCGCTCAGTCCGCCTATACTTCCGCCGATGACGGTGGATCTGCGAATTGCCTCGTACAACATCCTGGCGGACGCCTACGTCAAGCCCGAGTGGTTCCCGCACACGCCCGCGGACCTCCTTCGGCCGCGGAGGCGCCAGGAGGCGCTGGCCGGCCGGATCGTGGGGTTGGATGCGGACATCGTCTGCCTGCAGGAGGTGGAGCCCGCCAGCTTCGCCGCGCTCAAGAGGGCGCTGGAGCCGCGCGGGTACGCGGGCGTGCTGGCTTTGAAGCAGCAGGGCCGGCCCGATGGCTGCGCGGTGTTCCACCGCCTGGGGCATTGCCTGGGCCACCGGGCCCATTACTTCAAGGACCGGCTGGAGGACGGGCGCATCTCCGGGCACCTGGCGCTGGTCGTGGACTTCGACGTCGGAGGGGACCGGCTGCGCATGGCGTGCACGCACCTGCGCTGGGATCGGCCGGACAGGCCCGTGGAGCAGCACCAGGGGATGCAGGAGGCGGCCGAGCTGCTCGAGGAGCTGGTCCGGAGGGAGCCGGAGGCCCTGTGGGTCGTGTGCGGCGACTTCAACGCGCAGCCCGGGGAGCCGCTGGTCCGAGCGTTCGCGGAGGCCGGGCTGCTCGATGCCTACGAGGGGCGGCACCAGCCGACCTGCAACGCGAACGGCAGGCCCAAGGCGATCGACTTCCTCTTCCACTCGCGCGCGCTGCGAGCGCAGCCGGTCCGGTTGCCGGAGCTGGACGACCGGACGCCGATGCCGTCGGAGACCGAGCCCTCCGATCACCTGCCGATCGCCGCGCGGCTGCTGCGCGCCTGA